From Solea solea chromosome 20, fSolSol10.1, whole genome shotgun sequence, one genomic window encodes:
- the sgce gene encoding epsilon-sarcoglycan isoform X2 yields the protein MSTMSAAAVAVWLASVYFAHAYDAEHGALLERTIHMERSMGLKQRSAVYKDVVTILSRAHADRNVYPSAGVLFVHVLEREYFKGEFPPYPKSGDASNDPITFNTNLMGYPDRPGWLRYIQRTLHSDGVLYGSPTGEHVGKPTIIEITAYNRRTFETARHNLVINIMATEEFPLPYQAEFYIKNMNVEEMLASEVLGDFLGAVKNVWQPERLNAINITSALDRGGRVPLPINNLKEGVYVMVGADVPFSSCLREVENPHNQLRCSQEMEPVISCDKKFRAQFHIDWCKISLVDINKVVPVYITRPDPGTGILPEFGEYNPPSESLKSRNFFTDFLVTLAVPAAVALVLFFILGYTMCCRREGVIQLVHHSSIQKSTKELRSMSKNREISWPLSTLPVFNPVSGEVVPPIHPDNYETTSMPLMQTQTNLQNQITIPQQRPSGDSYVMSTFRRLEVNGIPEERKVAEALNL from the exons ATGAGCACCATGTCCGCTGCAGCTGTTGCGGTATGGCTGGCTTCGG TTTACTTTGCACACGCCTATGATGCGGAACACGGTGCATTACTTGAGAGAACTATCCACATGGAGCGATCCATGGGCTTGAAGCAGAGATCGGCCGTGTACAAAGAtg tGGTCACTATCTTGTCGAGGGCTCATGCAGACCGAAACGTCTACCCATCTGCAGGGGTCCTGTTTGTCCATGTCCTGGAGAGAGAATACTTCAAAGGAGAATTTCCTCCCTACCCCAAATCAG GTGATGCCAGCAATGACCCCATCACTTTCAACACCAACCTGATGGGTTACCCAGACAGGCCAGGCTGGTTGCGTTACATCCAGAGGACCCTGCACAGCGACGGCGTGCTCTACGGCTCCCCAACTGGAGAGCATGTTGGCAAGCCCACTATCATAGAG ATTACTGCCTACAACAGACGCACTTTCGAGACGGCGCGGCACAACTTGGTCATAAACATCATGGCCACAGAAG AGTTCCCTCTGCCGTACCAGGCGGAATTTTACATCAAAAACATGAACGTGGAGGAGATGCTGGCCAGCGAGGTGCTGGGGGATTTCCTCGGAGCCGTGAAGAATGTGTGGCAGCCCGAGCGCCTCAACGCCATCAACATCACCTCGGCACTGGACCGCGGCGGACGTGTGCCTCTGCCCATCAATAACCTCAAAGAAGG AGTGTATGTGATGGTTGGCGCCGACGTTCCCTTCTCATCGTGCCTGCGGGAGGTGGAGAACCCGCACAACCAGCTGCGCTGCAGTCAGGAGATGGAGCCTGTCATCAGCTGTGACAAGAAGTTCAGAGCTCAGTTTCACATCGACTGGTGTAAGATCTCTCTG GTTGACATCAACAAAGTCGTCCCAGTCTACATTACCCGTCCTGACCCGGGAACAGGAATCCTGCCTGAATTTGGGGAATACAACCCTCCGTCTGAGTCTCTGAAGAGCCGGAACTTCTTTACCGACTTCCTGGTCACGCTGGCTGTTCCGGCTGCCGTGGCACTAgtcctcttcttcatcctcgGCTACACTATGTGCTGCCGACGGGAAGGGGT CATCCAGCTGGTTCACCACAGCTCCATCCAGAAGTCCACCAAGGAGCTGCGGAGCATGTCCAAGAACCGCGAGATCTCCTGGCCCCTCTCCACCCTGCCCGTCTTCAACCCAGTCAGTGGCGAGGTGGTGCCGCCCATCCACCCCGACAACTACGAGACCACCAGCATGCCCCTCATGCAGACACAGAC GAACCTACAAAATCAGATTACAATACCACAGCAGCGGCCATCGG GAGATAGTTATGTCATGTCAACATTTCGGAGGCTGGAG GTAAATGGTATTCCTGAGGAAAGAAAGGTGGCTGAAGCCCTTAATTTGTGA
- the sgce gene encoding epsilon-sarcoglycan isoform X3, translating to MSTMSAAAVAVWLASVYFAHAYDAEHGALLERTIHMERSMGLKQRSAVYKDVVTILSRAHADRNVYPSAGVLFVHVLEREYFKGEFPPYPKSGDASNDPITFNTNLMGYPDRPGWLRYIQRTLHSDGVLYGSPTGEHVGKPTIIEITAYNRRTFETARHNLVINIMATEEFPLPYQAEFYIKNMNVEEMLASEVLGDFLGAVKNVWQPERLNAINITSALDRGGRVPLPINNLKEGVYVMVGADVPFSSCLREVENPHNQLRCSQEMEPVISCDKKFRAQFHIDWCKISLVDINKVVPVYITRPDPGTGILPEFGEYNPPSESLKSRNFFTDFLVTLAVPAAVALVLFFILGYTMCCRREGVEKRNMQTSDIQLVHHSSIQKSTKELRSMSKNREISWPLSTLPVFNPVSGEVVPPIHPDNYETTSMPLMQTQTNLQNQITIPQQRPSGKWYS from the exons ATGAGCACCATGTCCGCTGCAGCTGTTGCGGTATGGCTGGCTTCGG TTTACTTTGCACACGCCTATGATGCGGAACACGGTGCATTACTTGAGAGAACTATCCACATGGAGCGATCCATGGGCTTGAAGCAGAGATCGGCCGTGTACAAAGAtg tGGTCACTATCTTGTCGAGGGCTCATGCAGACCGAAACGTCTACCCATCTGCAGGGGTCCTGTTTGTCCATGTCCTGGAGAGAGAATACTTCAAAGGAGAATTTCCTCCCTACCCCAAATCAG GTGATGCCAGCAATGACCCCATCACTTTCAACACCAACCTGATGGGTTACCCAGACAGGCCAGGCTGGTTGCGTTACATCCAGAGGACCCTGCACAGCGACGGCGTGCTCTACGGCTCCCCAACTGGAGAGCATGTTGGCAAGCCCACTATCATAGAG ATTACTGCCTACAACAGACGCACTTTCGAGACGGCGCGGCACAACTTGGTCATAAACATCATGGCCACAGAAG AGTTCCCTCTGCCGTACCAGGCGGAATTTTACATCAAAAACATGAACGTGGAGGAGATGCTGGCCAGCGAGGTGCTGGGGGATTTCCTCGGAGCCGTGAAGAATGTGTGGCAGCCCGAGCGCCTCAACGCCATCAACATCACCTCGGCACTGGACCGCGGCGGACGTGTGCCTCTGCCCATCAATAACCTCAAAGAAGG AGTGTATGTGATGGTTGGCGCCGACGTTCCCTTCTCATCGTGCCTGCGGGAGGTGGAGAACCCGCACAACCAGCTGCGCTGCAGTCAGGAGATGGAGCCTGTCATCAGCTGTGACAAGAAGTTCAGAGCTCAGTTTCACATCGACTGGTGTAAGATCTCTCTG GTTGACATCAACAAAGTCGTCCCAGTCTACATTACCCGTCCTGACCCGGGAACAGGAATCCTGCCTGAATTTGGGGAATACAACCCTCCGTCTGAGTCTCTGAAGAGCCGGAACTTCTTTACCGACTTCCTGGTCACGCTGGCTGTTCCGGCTGCCGTGGCACTAgtcctcttcttcatcctcgGCTACACTATGTGCTGCCGACGGGAAGGGGT ggaaaaaagaaacatgcaAACATCAGA CATCCAGCTGGTTCACCACAGCTCCATCCAGAAGTCCACCAAGGAGCTGCGGAGCATGTCCAAGAACCGCGAGATCTCCTGGCCCCTCTCCACCCTGCCCGTCTTCAACCCAGTCAGTGGCGAGGTGGTGCCGCCCATCCACCCCGACAACTACGAGACCACCAGCATGCCCCTCATGCAGACACAGAC GAACCTACAAAATCAGATTACAATACCACAGCAGCGGCCATCGG GTAAATGGTATTCCTGA
- the sgce gene encoding epsilon-sarcoglycan isoform X1 — protein MSTMSAAAVAVWLASVYFAHAYDAEHGALLERTIHMERSMGLKQRSAVYKDVVTILSRAHADRNVYPSAGVLFVHVLEREYFKGEFPPYPKSGDASNDPITFNTNLMGYPDRPGWLRYIQRTLHSDGVLYGSPTGEHVGKPTIIEITAYNRRTFETARHNLVINIMATEEFPLPYQAEFYIKNMNVEEMLASEVLGDFLGAVKNVWQPERLNAINITSALDRGGRVPLPINNLKEGVYVMVGADVPFSSCLREVENPHNQLRCSQEMEPVISCDKKFRAQFHIDWCKISLVDINKVVPVYITRPDPGTGILPEFGEYNPPSESLKSRNFFTDFLVTLAVPAAVALVLFFILGYTMCCRREGVEKRNMQTSDIQLVHHSSIQKSTKELRSMSKNREISWPLSTLPVFNPVSGEVVPPIHPDNYETTSMPLMQTQTNLQNQITIPQQRPSGDSYVMSTFRRLEVNGIPEERKVAEALNL, from the exons ATGAGCACCATGTCCGCTGCAGCTGTTGCGGTATGGCTGGCTTCGG TTTACTTTGCACACGCCTATGATGCGGAACACGGTGCATTACTTGAGAGAACTATCCACATGGAGCGATCCATGGGCTTGAAGCAGAGATCGGCCGTGTACAAAGAtg tGGTCACTATCTTGTCGAGGGCTCATGCAGACCGAAACGTCTACCCATCTGCAGGGGTCCTGTTTGTCCATGTCCTGGAGAGAGAATACTTCAAAGGAGAATTTCCTCCCTACCCCAAATCAG GTGATGCCAGCAATGACCCCATCACTTTCAACACCAACCTGATGGGTTACCCAGACAGGCCAGGCTGGTTGCGTTACATCCAGAGGACCCTGCACAGCGACGGCGTGCTCTACGGCTCCCCAACTGGAGAGCATGTTGGCAAGCCCACTATCATAGAG ATTACTGCCTACAACAGACGCACTTTCGAGACGGCGCGGCACAACTTGGTCATAAACATCATGGCCACAGAAG AGTTCCCTCTGCCGTACCAGGCGGAATTTTACATCAAAAACATGAACGTGGAGGAGATGCTGGCCAGCGAGGTGCTGGGGGATTTCCTCGGAGCCGTGAAGAATGTGTGGCAGCCCGAGCGCCTCAACGCCATCAACATCACCTCGGCACTGGACCGCGGCGGACGTGTGCCTCTGCCCATCAATAACCTCAAAGAAGG AGTGTATGTGATGGTTGGCGCCGACGTTCCCTTCTCATCGTGCCTGCGGGAGGTGGAGAACCCGCACAACCAGCTGCGCTGCAGTCAGGAGATGGAGCCTGTCATCAGCTGTGACAAGAAGTTCAGAGCTCAGTTTCACATCGACTGGTGTAAGATCTCTCTG GTTGACATCAACAAAGTCGTCCCAGTCTACATTACCCGTCCTGACCCGGGAACAGGAATCCTGCCTGAATTTGGGGAATACAACCCTCCGTCTGAGTCTCTGAAGAGCCGGAACTTCTTTACCGACTTCCTGGTCACGCTGGCTGTTCCGGCTGCCGTGGCACTAgtcctcttcttcatcctcgGCTACACTATGTGCTGCCGACGGGAAGGGGT ggaaaaaagaaacatgcaAACATCAGA CATCCAGCTGGTTCACCACAGCTCCATCCAGAAGTCCACCAAGGAGCTGCGGAGCATGTCCAAGAACCGCGAGATCTCCTGGCCCCTCTCCACCCTGCCCGTCTTCAACCCAGTCAGTGGCGAGGTGGTGCCGCCCATCCACCCCGACAACTACGAGACCACCAGCATGCCCCTCATGCAGACACAGAC GAACCTACAAAATCAGATTACAATACCACAGCAGCGGCCATCGG GAGATAGTTATGTCATGTCAACATTTCGGAGGCTGGAG GTAAATGGTATTCCTGAGGAAAGAAAGGTGGCTGAAGCCCTTAATTTGTGA
- the sgce gene encoding epsilon-sarcoglycan isoform X4, translating into MSTMSAAAVAVWLASVVTILSRAHADRNVYPSAGVLFVHVLEREYFKGEFPPYPKSGDASNDPITFNTNLMGYPDRPGWLRYIQRTLHSDGVLYGSPTGEHVGKPTIIEITAYNRRTFETARHNLVINIMATEEFPLPYQAEFYIKNMNVEEMLASEVLGDFLGAVKNVWQPERLNAINITSALDRGGRVPLPINNLKEGVYVMVGADVPFSSCLREVENPHNQLRCSQEMEPVISCDKKFRAQFHIDWCKISLVDINKVVPVYITRPDPGTGILPEFGEYNPPSESLKSRNFFTDFLVTLAVPAAVALVLFFILGYTMCCRREGVEKRNMQTSDIQLVHHSSIQKSTKELRSMSKNREISWPLSTLPVFNPVSGEVVPPIHPDNYETTSMPLMQTQTNLQNQITIPQQRPSGDSYVMSTFRRLEVNGIPEERKVAEALNL; encoded by the exons ATGAGCACCATGTCCGCTGCAGCTGTTGCGGTATGGCTGGCTTCGG tGGTCACTATCTTGTCGAGGGCTCATGCAGACCGAAACGTCTACCCATCTGCAGGGGTCCTGTTTGTCCATGTCCTGGAGAGAGAATACTTCAAAGGAGAATTTCCTCCCTACCCCAAATCAG GTGATGCCAGCAATGACCCCATCACTTTCAACACCAACCTGATGGGTTACCCAGACAGGCCAGGCTGGTTGCGTTACATCCAGAGGACCCTGCACAGCGACGGCGTGCTCTACGGCTCCCCAACTGGAGAGCATGTTGGCAAGCCCACTATCATAGAG ATTACTGCCTACAACAGACGCACTTTCGAGACGGCGCGGCACAACTTGGTCATAAACATCATGGCCACAGAAG AGTTCCCTCTGCCGTACCAGGCGGAATTTTACATCAAAAACATGAACGTGGAGGAGATGCTGGCCAGCGAGGTGCTGGGGGATTTCCTCGGAGCCGTGAAGAATGTGTGGCAGCCCGAGCGCCTCAACGCCATCAACATCACCTCGGCACTGGACCGCGGCGGACGTGTGCCTCTGCCCATCAATAACCTCAAAGAAGG AGTGTATGTGATGGTTGGCGCCGACGTTCCCTTCTCATCGTGCCTGCGGGAGGTGGAGAACCCGCACAACCAGCTGCGCTGCAGTCAGGAGATGGAGCCTGTCATCAGCTGTGACAAGAAGTTCAGAGCTCAGTTTCACATCGACTGGTGTAAGATCTCTCTG GTTGACATCAACAAAGTCGTCCCAGTCTACATTACCCGTCCTGACCCGGGAACAGGAATCCTGCCTGAATTTGGGGAATACAACCCTCCGTCTGAGTCTCTGAAGAGCCGGAACTTCTTTACCGACTTCCTGGTCACGCTGGCTGTTCCGGCTGCCGTGGCACTAgtcctcttcttcatcctcgGCTACACTATGTGCTGCCGACGGGAAGGGGT ggaaaaaagaaacatgcaAACATCAGA CATCCAGCTGGTTCACCACAGCTCCATCCAGAAGTCCACCAAGGAGCTGCGGAGCATGTCCAAGAACCGCGAGATCTCCTGGCCCCTCTCCACCCTGCCCGTCTTCAACCCAGTCAGTGGCGAGGTGGTGCCGCCCATCCACCCCGACAACTACGAGACCACCAGCATGCCCCTCATGCAGACACAGAC GAACCTACAAAATCAGATTACAATACCACAGCAGCGGCCATCGG GAGATAGTTATGTCATGTCAACATTTCGGAGGCTGGAG GTAAATGGTATTCCTGAGGAAAGAAAGGTGGCTGAAGCCCTTAATTTGTGA